A region from the Malus domestica chromosome 07, GDT2T_hap1 genome encodes:
- the LOC103428564 gene encoding DUF724 domain-containing protein 3-like isoform X2, with amino-acid sequence MVVKRSQSSTHLSKDSKVEVCSNEDGYKGVWFPAKIIDPDPPIPATRKKRKSLSGCSSRSSSSSTKALVQYETLLSDDDPDKPLTELVEVGFIRPVPPSDIDDRPFEPGDKVDAFHLDAWWPGVVIKLEEDEYTVGFLDPPDLLVLRRSDLRSHWDFTDGIWVGAKKETMTGPNFIPGTAVEVNPSKVIPFYAWFPAIYLGQLGIDSFLLQYKRSKNWDVKTVVCRHQIRPQPPLSDERDFSLLDKVDAFHDMGWWVGEITKVLEGNKYVVTLSCTRQEMEFSISELRTHLVWHDERWSNEFAESHFRRDSQVPTKHSCQSSRSDYELQSCKSFGNSEVATPLRKKTPCSRISLKNQSKHLSPCMDKLPYVMTKKKSKKSQQPKDDETIACFSKKLKGGYSEDSLSFEKSNARRTPAKTQNKESPVTDVVKIEKPKIGRLDDQALTHSKRKGNPSGTANQQNEDNGRQVEAGVTGNPVGTPNKQNEVNGRQVETVVTDCSTRELKVAAVKPIEGSSSPAETANQQNDVTGTQVETGVTVNIEQQDSPDLPFVKSYPEIWEKVESMDAFKRYPQKPHFYPLVKCGELSRESLAVAKMLTFASLVEKTSKLNVEDPDDFFDSIFEELGDLETFGFDVKAVHDRLNSLLEMKVQLGHLQDKSKEVQIKIVEQTQDRKKHNEIISGVAKQIKDLQDQLVVLMSEDAAKGSEISRLQSEADAIIESIQSIRRMRHWLKHGDPRENVHLITALSAETEW; translated from the exons atggtggTCAAGAGAAGTCAATCATCAACCCATTTGAGCAAGGATTCAAAGGTGGAGGTTTGCAGCAATGAAGATGGCTACAAGGGTGTTTGGTTCCCCGCCAAAATCATCGACCCGGACCCCCCGATTCCGGCCAcgaggaagaaaaggaagagccTTTCCGGCTGCAGCAGCAGAAGCTCATCCTCCTCCACCAAGGCTCTGGTCCAGTACGAGACTCTGCTCTCCGACGATGACCCGGACAAGCCCCTGACGGAGCTCGTCGAGGTGGGTTTCATCCGGCCGGTGCCTCCGTCCGACATTGACGACAGGCCTTTCGAGCCCGGTGACAAAGTCGACGCCTTTCACCTCGACGCGTGGTGGCCCGGGGTTGTGATCAAGCTCGAGGAGGATGAGTACACGGTGGGGTTTCTGGACCCGCCTGATCTGCTTGTGCTGCGGCGGTCCGATTTGCGGTCGCACTGGGATTTCACAGACGGCATTTGGGTCGGAGCTAAGAAGGAG ACGATGACAGGACCAAATTTCATTCCTGGGACAGCAGTTGAAGTGAATCCCAGCAAAGTAATACCTTTTTATGCTTGGTTTCCAGCAATTTATCTTGGGCAGCTGGGGATCGACTCTTTCTTGCTTCAATATAAGAGATCAAAGAACTGGGATGTTAAAACTGTAGTGTGTCGCCATCAGATTCGGCCTCAGCCTCCACTGTCGGATGAAAGAGATTTTAGCTTGTTGGATAAAGTGGATGCATTCCATGACATGGGTTGGTGGGTCGGAGAGATTACGAAAGTTCTTGAAGGAAACAAGTACGTGGTCACTTTAAGCTGCACAAGGCAGGAGATGGAATTCAGCATTTCAGAATTGAGGACTCACTTAGTTTGGCACGATGAAAGATGGAGTAATGAATTTGCG GAATCTCACTTTAGAAGGGATTCTCAAGTACCAACAAAGCATTCATGTCAGAGTTCCAGAAGTGATTACGAATTACAATCATGCAAGAGTTTTGGAAACTCTGAGGTAGCTACACCACTTCGAAAGAAAACACCTTGTTCTAGGATTTCATTGAAAAATCAATCGAAGCACTTGAGTCCTTGCATGGATAAATTACCTTATGTAATGACGAAAAAGAAATCGAAAAAGTCTCAGCAACCTAAAGATGATGAAACAATTGCATGTTTTTCCAAGAAGTTAAAGGGTGGATACTCAGAAGACTCCTTATCGTTTGAAAAATCAAATGCAAGGAGAACGCCcgctaaaactcaaaacaaagaatCCCCAGTAACTGATGTCGTG AAGATTGAGAAACCGAAGATTGGACGACTGGATGATCAAGCATTAACTCATTCTAAAAGAAAAG GTAACCCTTCTGGGACTGCCAACCAACAAAATGAGGATAATGGAAGACAGGTTGAAGCTGGTGTCACAG GTAACCCTGTGGGGACTCCCAACAAACAAAACGAGGTTAACGGAAGACAAGTTGAAACTGTTGTCACAG ATTGCTCGACAAGAGAACTTAAGGTGGCTGCTGTAAAACCTATAGAGGGCTCAA GTAGCCCTGCCGAGACTGCCAACCAACAAAATGATGTTACAGGAACACAAGTTGAAACTGGTGTTACTGTTAACATTGAGCAACAAGACAGTCCAGATTTGCCATTTGTGAAATCTTATCCGGAAATTTGGGAGAAAGTTGAATCTATGGATGCATTTAAAAGATATCCgcaaaaaccacatttttatccTTTAGTTAAATGTGGAGAGCTAAGTCGTGAATCATTAGCGGTTGCAAAGATGTTAACCTTTGCCTCTTTGGTAGAGAAGACCTCCAAGTTGAACGTTGAGGATCCTGACGACTTCTTTGATAGCATCTTCGAAGAACTAGGTGATTTGGAAACGTTTGGATTTGATGTCAAGGCAGTACACGATCGTCTGAACTCTTTGCTAGAAATGAAAGTTCAGTTGGGGCACCTTCAGGATAAGTCAAAAGAAGTTCAAATCAAGATCGTGGAGCAAACTCAAGACAGAAAGAAACATAATGAAATAATCAGTGGGGTTGCTAAGCAGATTAAGGACTTGCAGGATCAACTCGTGGTGCTGATGTCAGAGGACGCAGCCAAAGGTTCTGAAATTAGCAGGTTGCAATCCGAAGCAGACGCTATCATTGAAAGCATTCAGAGCATCCGCCGTATGAGACACTGGCTGAAGCATGGTGATCCTCGTGAAAACGTTCATTTGATTACCGCTTTGTCTGCGGAAACTGAATGGTGA
- the LOC103428564 gene encoding DUF724 domain-containing protein 3-like isoform X1 has protein sequence MVVKRSQSSTHLSKDSKVEVCSNEDGYKGVWFPAKIIDPDPPIPATRKKRKSLSGCSSRSSSSSTKALVQYETLLSDDDPDKPLTELVEVGFIRPVPPSDIDDRPFEPGDKVDAFHLDAWWPGVVIKLEEDEYTVGFLDPPDLLVLRRSDLRSHWDFTDGIWVGAKKETMTGPNFIPGTAVEVNPSKVIPFYAWFPAIYLGQLGIDSFLLQYKRSKNWDVKTVVCRHQIRPQPPLSDERDFSLLDKVDAFHDMGWWVGEITKVLEGNKYVVTLSCTRQEMEFSISELRTHLVWHDERWSNEFAESHFRRDSQVPTKHSCQSSRSDYELQSCKSFGNSEVATPLRKKTPCSRISLKNQSKHLSPCMDKLPYVMTKKKSKKSQQPKDDETIACFSKKLKGGYSEDSLSFEKSNARRTPAKTQNKESPVTDVVKIEKPKIGRLDDQALTHSKRKGNPSGTANQQNEDNGRQVEAGVTGNPVGTPNKQNEVNGRQVETVVTVDCSTRELKVAAVKPIEGSSSPAETANQQNDVTGTQVETGVTVNIEQQDSPDLPFVKSYPEIWEKVESMDAFKRYPQKPHFYPLVKCGELSRESLAVAKMLTFASLVEKTSKLNVEDPDDFFDSIFEELGDLETFGFDVKAVHDRLNSLLEMKVQLGHLQDKSKEVQIKIVEQTQDRKKHNEIISGVAKQIKDLQDQLVVLMSEDAAKGSEISRLQSEADAIIESIQSIRRMRHWLKHGDPRENVHLITALSAETEW, from the exons atggtggTCAAGAGAAGTCAATCATCAACCCATTTGAGCAAGGATTCAAAGGTGGAGGTTTGCAGCAATGAAGATGGCTACAAGGGTGTTTGGTTCCCCGCCAAAATCATCGACCCGGACCCCCCGATTCCGGCCAcgaggaagaaaaggaagagccTTTCCGGCTGCAGCAGCAGAAGCTCATCCTCCTCCACCAAGGCTCTGGTCCAGTACGAGACTCTGCTCTCCGACGATGACCCGGACAAGCCCCTGACGGAGCTCGTCGAGGTGGGTTTCATCCGGCCGGTGCCTCCGTCCGACATTGACGACAGGCCTTTCGAGCCCGGTGACAAAGTCGACGCCTTTCACCTCGACGCGTGGTGGCCCGGGGTTGTGATCAAGCTCGAGGAGGATGAGTACACGGTGGGGTTTCTGGACCCGCCTGATCTGCTTGTGCTGCGGCGGTCCGATTTGCGGTCGCACTGGGATTTCACAGACGGCATTTGGGTCGGAGCTAAGAAGGAG ACGATGACAGGACCAAATTTCATTCCTGGGACAGCAGTTGAAGTGAATCCCAGCAAAGTAATACCTTTTTATGCTTGGTTTCCAGCAATTTATCTTGGGCAGCTGGGGATCGACTCTTTCTTGCTTCAATATAAGAGATCAAAGAACTGGGATGTTAAAACTGTAGTGTGTCGCCATCAGATTCGGCCTCAGCCTCCACTGTCGGATGAAAGAGATTTTAGCTTGTTGGATAAAGTGGATGCATTCCATGACATGGGTTGGTGGGTCGGAGAGATTACGAAAGTTCTTGAAGGAAACAAGTACGTGGTCACTTTAAGCTGCACAAGGCAGGAGATGGAATTCAGCATTTCAGAATTGAGGACTCACTTAGTTTGGCACGATGAAAGATGGAGTAATGAATTTGCG GAATCTCACTTTAGAAGGGATTCTCAAGTACCAACAAAGCATTCATGTCAGAGTTCCAGAAGTGATTACGAATTACAATCATGCAAGAGTTTTGGAAACTCTGAGGTAGCTACACCACTTCGAAAGAAAACACCTTGTTCTAGGATTTCATTGAAAAATCAATCGAAGCACTTGAGTCCTTGCATGGATAAATTACCTTATGTAATGACGAAAAAGAAATCGAAAAAGTCTCAGCAACCTAAAGATGATGAAACAATTGCATGTTTTTCCAAGAAGTTAAAGGGTGGATACTCAGAAGACTCCTTATCGTTTGAAAAATCAAATGCAAGGAGAACGCCcgctaaaactcaaaacaaagaatCCCCAGTAACTGATGTCGTG AAGATTGAGAAACCGAAGATTGGACGACTGGATGATCAAGCATTAACTCATTCTAAAAGAAAAG GTAACCCTTCTGGGACTGCCAACCAACAAAATGAGGATAATGGAAGACAGGTTGAAGCTGGTGTCACAG GTAACCCTGTGGGGACTCCCAACAAACAAAACGAGGTTAACGGAAGACAAGTTGAAACTGTTGTCACAG TAGATTGCTCGACAAGAGAACTTAAGGTGGCTGCTGTAAAACCTATAGAGGGCTCAA GTAGCCCTGCCGAGACTGCCAACCAACAAAATGATGTTACAGGAACACAAGTTGAAACTGGTGTTACTGTTAACATTGAGCAACAAGACAGTCCAGATTTGCCATTTGTGAAATCTTATCCGGAAATTTGGGAGAAAGTTGAATCTATGGATGCATTTAAAAGATATCCgcaaaaaccacatttttatccTTTAGTTAAATGTGGAGAGCTAAGTCGTGAATCATTAGCGGTTGCAAAGATGTTAACCTTTGCCTCTTTGGTAGAGAAGACCTCCAAGTTGAACGTTGAGGATCCTGACGACTTCTTTGATAGCATCTTCGAAGAACTAGGTGATTTGGAAACGTTTGGATTTGATGTCAAGGCAGTACACGATCGTCTGAACTCTTTGCTAGAAATGAAAGTTCAGTTGGGGCACCTTCAGGATAAGTCAAAAGAAGTTCAAATCAAGATCGTGGAGCAAACTCAAGACAGAAAGAAACATAATGAAATAATCAGTGGGGTTGCTAAGCAGATTAAGGACTTGCAGGATCAACTCGTGGTGCTGATGTCAGAGGACGCAGCCAAAGGTTCTGAAATTAGCAGGTTGCAATCCGAAGCAGACGCTATCATTGAAAGCATTCAGAGCATCCGCCGTATGAGACACTGGCTGAAGCATGGTGATCCTCGTGAAAACGTTCATTTGATTACCGCTTTGTCTGCGGAAACTGAATGGTGA
- the LOC103439569 gene encoding putative casein kinase II subunit beta-4 isoform X2 → MPKDQRGVIRSRSEPALNPNRLRDKSLAPSTSLAANPDDTDTFYDQAESADTSCKDSDVRCYGDEDASWISWFCNQKGNEFFCEVDDDYILDDFNRSGLRNHVPFYDYALDLMLDIESSNDGLTDEEQNNLIESATEMLYGLIHARYIATTKGLSAMLEKYRNYDFGRCPRVNCNKQHCLPVGESDIPRLSTVKIYCPKCEDIYSPQSRHQEEIDGAYFGTTFPHLFFLTYGHLKPQKGIQNYVPRIHGFKVRNE, encoded by the exons ATGCCTAAAGATCAGAGAGGTGTAATTAGATCACGTTCTGAACCGGCTTTGAACCCTAATCGACTCAGAGACAAATCTTTGGCTCCTTCTACGTCACTTGCTGCCAATCCCGATGATACGGATACATTCTATGATCAGG CGGAATCAGCTGATACAAGTTGCAAAGATTCAGATGTTAGATGCTATGGTGATGAAGATGCATCTTGGATATCATGGTTCTGCAATCAGAAAGGGAATGAATTCTTCTGTGAAGTCGACGATGATTACATCCTCGATGATTTCAACCGTTCAGGTTTAAGAAACCACGTACCATTCTATGATTATGCACTGGATTTAATGTTGGACATTGAGTCTTCCAATG ATGGCTTAACTGATGAGGAACAGAACAATCTGATCGAATCTGCGACGGAGATGCTCTACGGTTTAATTCATGCCAGATACATAGCAACTACCAAGGGATTGTCTGCAATG TTGGAGAAGTACAGGAACTATGATTTTGGCAGATGTCCAAGAGTGAACTGCAATAAACAACATTGTCTGCCTGTTGGTGAGTCAGACATCCCAAGATTAAGCACTGTAAAAATCTATTGTCCCAAGTGTGAAGACATTTATTCCCCGCAATCCAGACACCAAGAAG AAATTGATGGGGCATACTTTGGAACCACATTTCCTCACCTTTTCTTCTTGACCTACGGGCATCTTAAGCCGCAGAAGGGCATTCAGAACTATGTTCCAAGAATACACGGCTTCAAAGTCCGCAACGAATAA
- the LOC103439569 gene encoding putative casein kinase II subunit beta-4 isoform X1: MPKDQRGVIRSRSEPALNPNRLRDKSLAPSTSLAANPDDTDTFYDQAESADTSCKDSDVRCYGDEDASWISWFCNQKGNEFFCEVDDDYILDDFNRSGLRNHVPFYDYALDLMLDIESSNDGLTDEEQNNLIESATEMLYGLIHARYIATTKGLSAMCAIQLEKYRNYDFGRCPRVNCNKQHCLPVGESDIPRLSTVKIYCPKCEDIYSPQSRHQEEIDGAYFGTTFPHLFFLTYGHLKPQKGIQNYVPRIHGFKVRNE, translated from the exons ATGCCTAAAGATCAGAGAGGTGTAATTAGATCACGTTCTGAACCGGCTTTGAACCCTAATCGACTCAGAGACAAATCTTTGGCTCCTTCTACGTCACTTGCTGCCAATCCCGATGATACGGATACATTCTATGATCAGG CGGAATCAGCTGATACAAGTTGCAAAGATTCAGATGTTAGATGCTATGGTGATGAAGATGCATCTTGGATATCATGGTTCTGCAATCAGAAAGGGAATGAATTCTTCTGTGAAGTCGACGATGATTACATCCTCGATGATTTCAACCGTTCAGGTTTAAGAAACCACGTACCATTCTATGATTATGCACTGGATTTAATGTTGGACATTGAGTCTTCCAATG ATGGCTTAACTGATGAGGAACAGAACAATCTGATCGAATCTGCGACGGAGATGCTCTACGGTTTAATTCATGCCAGATACATAGCAACTACCAAGGGATTGTCTGCAATG TGTGCAATTCAGTTGGAGAAGTACAGGAACTATGATTTTGGCAGATGTCCAAGAGTGAACTGCAATAAACAACATTGTCTGCCTGTTGGTGAGTCAGACATCCCAAGATTAAGCACTGTAAAAATCTATTGTCCCAAGTGTGAAGACATTTATTCCCCGCAATCCAGACACCAAGAAG AAATTGATGGGGCATACTTTGGAACCACATTTCCTCACCTTTTCTTCTTGACCTACGGGCATCTTAAGCCGCAGAAGGGCATTCAGAACTATGTTCCAAGAATACACGGCTTCAAAGTCCGCAACGAATAA
- the LOC103428564 gene encoding DUF724 domain-containing protein 3-like isoform X3 translates to MVVKRSQSSTHLSKDSKVEVCSNEDGYKGVWFPAKIIDPDPPIPATRKKRKSLSGCSSRSSSSSTKALVQYETLLSDDDPDKPLTELVEVGFIRPVPPSDIDDRPFEPGDKVDAFHLDAWWPGVVIKLEEDEYTVGFLDPPDLLVLRRSDLRSHWDFTDGIWVGAKKETMTGPNFIPGTAVEVNPSKVIPFYAWFPAIYLGQLGIDSFLLQYKRSKNWDVKTVVCRHQIRPQPPLSDERDFSLLDKVDAFHDMGWWVGEITKVLEGNKYVVTLSCTRQEMEFSISELRTHLVWHDERWSNEFAESHFRRDSQVPTKHSCQSSRSDYELQSCKSFGNSEVATPLRKKTPCSRISLKNQSKHLSPCMDKLPYVMTKKKSKKSQQPKDDETIACFSKKLKGGYSEDSLSFEKSNARRTPAKTQNKESPVTDVVIEKPKIGRLDDQALTHSKRKGNPSGTANQQNEDNGRQVEAGVTGNPVGTPNKQNEVNGRQVETVVTVDCSTRELKVAAVKPIEGSSSPAETANQQNDVTGTQVETGVTVNIEQQDSPDLPFVKSYPEIWEKVESMDAFKRYPQKPHFYPLVKCGELSRESLAVAKMLTFASLVEKTSKLNVEDPDDFFDSIFEELGDLETFGFDVKAVHDRLNSLLEMKVQLGHLQDKSKEVQIKIVEQTQDRKKHNEIISGVAKQIKDLQDQLVVLMSEDAAKGSEISRLQSEADAIIESIQSIRRMRHWLKHGDPRENVHLITALSAETEW, encoded by the exons atggtggTCAAGAGAAGTCAATCATCAACCCATTTGAGCAAGGATTCAAAGGTGGAGGTTTGCAGCAATGAAGATGGCTACAAGGGTGTTTGGTTCCCCGCCAAAATCATCGACCCGGACCCCCCGATTCCGGCCAcgaggaagaaaaggaagagccTTTCCGGCTGCAGCAGCAGAAGCTCATCCTCCTCCACCAAGGCTCTGGTCCAGTACGAGACTCTGCTCTCCGACGATGACCCGGACAAGCCCCTGACGGAGCTCGTCGAGGTGGGTTTCATCCGGCCGGTGCCTCCGTCCGACATTGACGACAGGCCTTTCGAGCCCGGTGACAAAGTCGACGCCTTTCACCTCGACGCGTGGTGGCCCGGGGTTGTGATCAAGCTCGAGGAGGATGAGTACACGGTGGGGTTTCTGGACCCGCCTGATCTGCTTGTGCTGCGGCGGTCCGATTTGCGGTCGCACTGGGATTTCACAGACGGCATTTGGGTCGGAGCTAAGAAGGAG ACGATGACAGGACCAAATTTCATTCCTGGGACAGCAGTTGAAGTGAATCCCAGCAAAGTAATACCTTTTTATGCTTGGTTTCCAGCAATTTATCTTGGGCAGCTGGGGATCGACTCTTTCTTGCTTCAATATAAGAGATCAAAGAACTGGGATGTTAAAACTGTAGTGTGTCGCCATCAGATTCGGCCTCAGCCTCCACTGTCGGATGAAAGAGATTTTAGCTTGTTGGATAAAGTGGATGCATTCCATGACATGGGTTGGTGGGTCGGAGAGATTACGAAAGTTCTTGAAGGAAACAAGTACGTGGTCACTTTAAGCTGCACAAGGCAGGAGATGGAATTCAGCATTTCAGAATTGAGGACTCACTTAGTTTGGCACGATGAAAGATGGAGTAATGAATTTGCG GAATCTCACTTTAGAAGGGATTCTCAAGTACCAACAAAGCATTCATGTCAGAGTTCCAGAAGTGATTACGAATTACAATCATGCAAGAGTTTTGGAAACTCTGAGGTAGCTACACCACTTCGAAAGAAAACACCTTGTTCTAGGATTTCATTGAAAAATCAATCGAAGCACTTGAGTCCTTGCATGGATAAATTACCTTATGTAATGACGAAAAAGAAATCGAAAAAGTCTCAGCAACCTAAAGATGATGAAACAATTGCATGTTTTTCCAAGAAGTTAAAGGGTGGATACTCAGAAGACTCCTTATCGTTTGAAAAATCAAATGCAAGGAGAACGCCcgctaaaactcaaaacaaagaatCCCCAGTAACTGATGTCGTG ATTGAGAAACCGAAGATTGGACGACTGGATGATCAAGCATTAACTCATTCTAAAAGAAAAG GTAACCCTTCTGGGACTGCCAACCAACAAAATGAGGATAATGGAAGACAGGTTGAAGCTGGTGTCACAG GTAACCCTGTGGGGACTCCCAACAAACAAAACGAGGTTAACGGAAGACAAGTTGAAACTGTTGTCACAG TAGATTGCTCGACAAGAGAACTTAAGGTGGCTGCTGTAAAACCTATAGAGGGCTCAA GTAGCCCTGCCGAGACTGCCAACCAACAAAATGATGTTACAGGAACACAAGTTGAAACTGGTGTTACTGTTAACATTGAGCAACAAGACAGTCCAGATTTGCCATTTGTGAAATCTTATCCGGAAATTTGGGAGAAAGTTGAATCTATGGATGCATTTAAAAGATATCCgcaaaaaccacatttttatccTTTAGTTAAATGTGGAGAGCTAAGTCGTGAATCATTAGCGGTTGCAAAGATGTTAACCTTTGCCTCTTTGGTAGAGAAGACCTCCAAGTTGAACGTTGAGGATCCTGACGACTTCTTTGATAGCATCTTCGAAGAACTAGGTGATTTGGAAACGTTTGGATTTGATGTCAAGGCAGTACACGATCGTCTGAACTCTTTGCTAGAAATGAAAGTTCAGTTGGGGCACCTTCAGGATAAGTCAAAAGAAGTTCAAATCAAGATCGTGGAGCAAACTCAAGACAGAAAGAAACATAATGAAATAATCAGTGGGGTTGCTAAGCAGATTAAGGACTTGCAGGATCAACTCGTGGTGCTGATGTCAGAGGACGCAGCCAAAGGTTCTGAAATTAGCAGGTTGCAATCCGAAGCAGACGCTATCATTGAAAGCATTCAGAGCATCCGCCGTATGAGACACTGGCTGAAGCATGGTGATCCTCGTGAAAACGTTCATTTGATTACCGCTTTGTCTGCGGAAACTGAATGGTGA